The Cottoperca gobio chromosome 22, fCotGob3.1, whole genome shotgun sequence genome contains a region encoding:
- the bend3 gene encoding BEN domain-containing protein 3 — protein MNTSEHGEVSDEEMLEKEHKHVQDVKEESEDFAICESPEGLRGSPGATEAGKRPSAEMGSYTNQSTSSKRVRVSGEIRRHLMNESSRHEPLCLTTTGERRNYIQQKPRVSYRKPLFSISHRISEKRNTPSLEQQASHGAGNQLNYSSILLSSKQQSSEGNGPLETLPTIDALGQASSTDSSLYPLIEKMFLILNTLNSSMTQLHSKVDVLTLEVMRIKKQIKPAEMVTEFQPPPEYLVTSDELSQLMEQTSSAGELGCRLLVHLFPELFKARECSHDCMASKRTLESLHLQLIRNYVEVCYPAIKNNGVWQEECLLQINDLFNRFWAQRDMESARLLRKQTTTGAGIKAEHPQTYHFINEQGQEEHISLDNQQSSEAVSDFAFNTQATEELDEFSSPEDFVIFLMHRLFPEVFEEGKMPEGSSSFSSAGQLILDSDKMEIIRKYMEANFPDVPEDSWLQVCIQHMEDALEGPHSNGNGSEPDNINDEGYDLASLPEDVSIIRVPEMGDCERPNRKFKKSLLTPVDFDNLEIPLPDFTVPQEYLLSREQLKNNYECSLSIGNFASRLLVLMFSELFTHENTRKQYNCSGSLGKKQLDPIRVNLIRHYVQLVYSRAENDRVWMLEFVGKLDERCRRRDTEQRRSYLQQRKVYGQESEQDFLCQLNQLNQDSMREDPDVPSLPPEKSSKDFCKIPLDELSVSKPNFPVPSIYLLSDTEVREIVQQSLSVGNFAARLLVRLFPELFTQENLRLQYNHSGACNKKQLDPVRLRLIRHYVEAVYPVDKMEEVWHYECVPSIDERCRRPNRKKCDILKKAKRSSTVS, from the exons ATGAATACTTCTGAGCATGGAGAAGTTTCAGATGAAGAGATGCTTGAGAAAG AACACAAGCATGTCCAGGATGTTAAGGAGGAATCGGAGGACTTCGCTATTTGCGAGTCCCCTGAAGGACTCAGAGGATCTCCTGGAGCCACCGAGGCTGGTAAACGGCCATCAGCAGAGATGGGCTCTTACACAAACCAGTCCACCAGCAGCAAGAGAGTCAGAGTCTCTGGCGAG ATAAGGCGGCACTTGATGAATGAGAGCAGCAGACACGAGCCCCTTTGCCTCACCACAactggagagaggaggaattACATCCAGCAGAAACCCAGAGTCTCCTACAGAAAGCCTCTCTTCAGCATCTCCCACAGGATCTCAGAGAAGAGGAACACACCAAGTCTGGAGCAGCAGGCCAGTCATGGCGCAGGGAATCAGCTCAACTACAGCAGCATCCTCCTCTCATCCAAGCAGCAAAGTTCAGAGGGAAATGGCCCATTGGAGACCCTCCCCACGATAGATGCTTTAGGACAAGCTTCGTCAACGGACTCTAGCCTTTATCCGCtgattgagaaaatgtttctcattCTCAATACCCTCAATTCAAGCATGACACAACTGCATAGCAAAGTGGACGTCTTGACCCTTGAAGTCATGCGAATAAAGAAGCAGATCAAGCCAGCTGAGATGGTGACGGAGTTCCAGCCTCCTCCGGAATATCTGGTGACAAGTGACGAATTGAGTCAGCTGATGGAGCAGACATCCAGCGCTGGGGAGCTCGGGTGTCGGTTGCTGGTGCATCTCTTCCCAGAGCTGTTCAAAGCCAGGGAGTGCTCTCATGACTGCATGGCAAGCAAGAGAACACTGGAGTCTCTACATCTGCAGCTGATCCGTAACTATGTTGAGGTGTGCTACCCTGCGATAAAGAACAATGGCGTCTGGCAGGAAGAATGCCTCCTTCAGATTAATGACTTGTTTAATCGCTTCTGGGCACAGAGAGACATGGAGAGTGCTCGCCTGCTCAGGAAGCAGACAACCACAGGTGCTGGGATAAAGGCTGAGCATCCTCAAACCTATCATTTCATTAATGAGCAGGGACAGGAGGAGCACATCTCTTTAGATAACCAGCAAAGCAGCGAGGCTGTTTCAGACTTTGCTTTCAATACACAAGCCACAGAGGAGCTGGATGAGTTCTCCTCACCTGAGgactttgttatttttcttatgCACCGTCTCTTCCCTGAGGTTTTCGAAGAGGGGAAAATGCCAGAAGGCTCCAGCAGTTTTAGTAGTGCGGGGCAGCTGATTCTGGACTCTGACAAGATGGAAATAATAAGAAAGTATATGGAAGCTAATTTCCCCGATGTGCCTGAGGACAGTTGGCTTCAGGTGTGCATTCAGCACATGGAGGATGCACTCGAGGGTCCTCACAGTAATGGCAATGGGAGTGAACCTGACAATATCAACGATGAGGGCTATGACCTGGCCAGCCTTCCTGAAGATGTTTCTATTATTAGGGTTCCAGAGATGGGTGATTGTGAAAGGCCCAATCGCAAATTCAAAAAGTCGCTGCTTACACCAGTGGACTTTGACAATCTGGAGATTCCTCTTCCTGACTTTACCGTTCCCCAGGAGTACCTCTTGTCCAGGGAGCAGCTGAAGAACAATTATGAATGTAGCTTGTCCATTGGAAACTTTGCTTCTCGGCTGCTGGTGCTCATGTTCTCTGAGCTCTTCACCCACGAGAACACAAGGAAGCAGTACAACTGCAGTGGTTCTCTTGGTAAAAAACAGCTTGACCCCATCCGTGTAAACCTGATCCGTCACTATGTTCAGTTAGTCTACTCTCGGGCCGAGAACGATAGAGTGTGGATGTTGGAATTTGTGGGCAAGCTTGATGAGAGGTGCAGGAGACGTGACACGGAGCAGAGAAGATCCTACCTGCAGCAACGCAAAGTGTACGGTCAAGAGTCGGAGCAGGACTTTCTTTGCCAGCTGAACCAGCTCAATCAAGATAGCATGAGGGAGGACCCAGATGTTCCCTCTTTACCTCCTGAGAAAAGTAGCAAAGACTTTTGTAAAATTCCCCTGGACGAACTGAGTGTATCCAAGCCCAACTTTCCTGTACCTTCCATCTACCTGCTCTCGGACACTGAGGTACGGGAAATCGTCCAGCAGAGTCTCTCTGTTGGAAACTTTGCCGCCCGCCTGTTAGTGCGCCTCTTCCCTGAGCTCTTCACTCAGGAGAACCTGCGGCTGCAGTACAACCATTCAGGGGCCTGCAACAAGAAGCAGCTTGACCCTGTCCGCCTCCGATTGATTCGTCACTACGTGGAAGCAGTGTATCCTGTGGATAAGATGGAGGAGGTGTGGCATTATGAATGTGTGCCAAGCATCGACGAACGCTGCCGGCGCCCCAATCGCAAGAAGTGTGACATTCTTAAGAAGGCCAAGAGATCAAGCACTGTGTCCTAG
- the LOC115027555 gene encoding LOW QUALITY PROTEIN: uncharacterized protein C6orf203-like (The sequence of the model RefSeq protein was modified relative to this genomic sequence to represent the inferred CDS: deleted 1 base in 1 codon): MHSLVVQALAMRQLGRLNPRHLLAAGYGLRQAEWCPRTIHTRQLWGCSAFPALGRHSRPALCGRDTVRGWSVHPLRFGSNKKKSAARSVKEDEQEDEEEDQDKKDQEDSDYEDEVDEKIPEGYDEVKKYLPNFSFEAVMRHGMGISRQKIVNSVGNNLRLNGKQAMKKSSVILGDTLDLVVSENTISNTVTLIRIVIVGIMGDSIIQQKYNVTLRRWKCLELPKDEVFKQYKLR; encoded by the exons ATGCATAGTTTGGTGGTGCAGGCACTTGCCATGAGGCAGCTCGGAAGG TTGAACCCCCGTCACTTGCTCGCTGCTGGATATGGACTGAGACAGGCTGAATGGTGTCCCAGGACCATCCACACACGCCAGCTGTGGGGCTGCTCGGCTTTCCCCGCACTTGGCCGTCACAGCAGGCCCGCTCTCTGTGGCAGAGACACTGTCAGGGGTTGGTCCGTCCATCCTCTGAGGTTTGGAAGCAACAAGAAGAAAAGTGCTGCTAGGTCAGTAAAGGAGGACGAgcaggaagatgaagaggaagaccAGGATAAGAAAGACCAGGAGGACAGTGATTATGAAGATGAGGTGGATGAGAAAATACCAGAGGGCTATGATGAAGTGAAGAAATATTTGCCGAACTTTAGCTTTGAGGCCGTCATGAGACATGGCATGGGCATATCACGCCA AAAGATTGTGAACTCCGTAGGTAACAACTTAAGGTTGAATGGAAAACAAGCCATGAAGAAAAGTTCT gtGATACTTGGAGACACCTTGGACCTGGTAGTGTCGGAGAACACAATATCAAACACTGTTACTCTTATTAGAATCGTTATCGTGGGGATTATGGGGGATTCCATTATCCAACAAAAGTACAATGTGACTCTACGGCGCTGGAAATGTTTAGAGCTTCCCAAAGATGAGGTCTTTAAGCAATATAAGTTAAGGTAA